Below is a window of Saccharopolyspora phatthalungensis DNA.
GGGCCGAGCACCGCGCCAACCACGACGACCCGGACCAGCCCGGTCAGTCGGCTGATGAGGATCCCACCAGCGACGACCGCGGAACGCCGCACCGTTCTGCTGGCAGCTGGCCGGGACAGGTCGCCGCGCGGCACGGAATGGACACTCACCGTGTGCTCCACCGGCGGACCAGCGGCACAGCGGTGAGGGCCGCGACCAGGAGCCCGGCGAGCGCTCCGGCCACCGTAGCGAACATGGGACGGGGGCTGACTGGGTCGGTCACCAGGTAGGCCAGTACGACGAGCTTGGGTTCGGAGCGCGCGAGTTCGGCCATGCTGAGCTGGTCGAGCTGCGACTGCAACTGCTGCTCGCGTTGCTGCAGGCCTTGCACCAGCGACTCGGCGGAGGCCAGCGAGGGCGAGCCGGCTACTGCGCGCTCGCGCGAGACCTGTGTGCTTGCCTCGGCGAGCTTCGCCCGGACATCGCCGAGCTGCCCGCGCACATAACCGTCCACTCCGGACCCGCTGTTGGTGCGCGCGACGTCCCGGTAGCGGTCGACGATCTCCTGGGTCCGGCGCAGGGCGACGTCGGGGACACCGGCCCTGGCCTCCACCTGCAGGACCTCGCTGCTGTCGAGCAGCGACATCGTAACCGTCTTTTCCAATTCCTCCACCGGAAGCCGCTCCCGGGCGGCCACTGGCCCGAGCACCTGCCTGCTGCGCAGTAGCACCAGTTGGGTCGTCAGACTCCGGTCCTCGCGCAGGAAACCGGTCGACTTCTCCTCACCGATCGGGAAGAGGATCTGCGCGCGCGCCGCGTACACCGGCGGCCACACCAGCGCTCCGACGAATGCGGTGCCAGCTCCGATCAGCACGATCAGCAGCGACACGCCCAGCAGCCGCCGCTTGTTGGCCAGCAGCGCGGACCACGCTCGGCTTCCCGGCTCGCCCGGCGAAGTCCGCCGGTCCTCTCCAGCGCCGAGGCGCGGACTGATGGACGCGGCAGCGTTCGCCATCGGAGCGGCGCCCGAGCGCTGAGCGTTGTCCGGCTCGCCGTTGGAGTGTTGGGTCTCGGTCAAGGCCAGACACCTCGCAATGCATCGCATACCCGCACGACGTCGTCGTCGCCGAGCGTCGGGGAGATGGGCAGGGACAAGATCTGCGTGGCGGCCTCTTCAGCGACGGGAAGCCGTTCCTCGCATCCGGGGAAAGCCGGTTGCCGATGGCACGGAACCGGGTAGTGCACGCCCCACCCCACACCGGCCGCGGAGAGCGCCGCACCTACCTGTTCCCGCTGCGGAGTCCGCACGACCGCGAGGTGGTACACGTGCTCGGCTGCGGGGTCCACGGCGACTGGCTCGAAGGACGACGGCAGCGATTCCCGGTACCGGCGCATGAGTTCGCGCCGACGCGCGTTGTCCGAGTCCAGGCGCGCGAGTTTCAACGACAGCGCAGCGGCCTGGATGCTGTCGAGCCTGCTGTTGCGCCCTGACAGCTCGTGGCAGTGCCGGTCGTGCGCGGCCCGACCGTGGTTGGCAAGGCGCCGCACCCGGTCGGCCAACTCGATGTCGCTGGTGACGACGGCGCCGCCATCGCCCAGCGCCCCTAGGTTCTTCCCGGGATAGAAGCTGAAACCGGCGGCGCATCCGACACTTCCGGCAGGGTGTCCGTTGTAGCGCGCTCCGTGCGCCTGTGCCGCGTCCTCGATGAACGCGAGACCGTAGCGGTCCGCGAGCGAGCTCAGCGTTGGCACATCGACCATTTGGCCGAACAGGTGGACCCCGATGATCGCTGCGGTACGTCGGTTCACCGCTGCGGCGGCCGCCGCGGGATCGATCAGCAGCGTGTCGGGGCGGACATCGACGAATACCGGCCGCGCCCCGGCCGCATGCACCGCTTCCGCGGTGGCGACGAAGGTGTTCGCCGGAACGATGACGTCGTCGCCGCCTCCGATGCCCAGCGCGGTCAAGATCAGTTCGATGGCGTCGGTGCCGTTGGCCACACCGACACAACTGCGCGACTCGCAGTACTCGGCGAACTGCTTCTCGAACCGTTCGACTTCCGGCCCGCCGACGAACCGGCCGTGTTGGAGGACCGCCTTCCACGCCACTTCCAGATCCGCGTGCAGCTCGGCGTTGATGTCGACGAGGTCCAGGAAGGGGACCGCACCGGTGCTCCTGTTCATTGCCCGGCCTCTCTGTACGCCGCCGGCCCCGCGAGCAGCTGCAGGGCTTCCGCCTCCTCGGCGGTGCGCTGGGCTGGAACATCCGAAACCCGCACCGACCGACCGGTGACCTGTGCCAGGTCAGTCGCGCTGAGCACCCGGACGACCTCCAGGCCGCTCCGACCGGAGGTGTTGGGGGTTGGCCGGTGCGTACGCAGTCGATGAAATGGGTGTCCTGCACGAGCAGCGGCTCGCGGAAAACCACGTGCGGCGAGACGATGTCGCCGGAGCGGTAGGTGACCGGCATCGCGTGCACGTCCGCCGGATCGTCGAGGCCGGGCGAGTCCACGCCGATGTCATAGACGCGGATCCGGTCCTCATCGGACGTGTCGTCGTAGACCGCCATCTTGTGGTCGCCGACGACCGTCACGCGGCGGACCTTCTGTGGATTGAGCCAGCTGACGTGGACGAAGGCGTAGGTCCCGGACTTCTCCAGCTCCAGGCGCACGTGCGCCACGTCCGCGTGTCGTCCGTCGACGTGATGATGGGCCCACGTGGTGACCGACGCCGGAGTTTCACCCATCAGGAACGAGATGATCGAAAGGTCGTGCGGTGCGAGGTCCCAAATGACGTTCACATCCCGTTGGTAGAGACCGAGGTTCAGCCGCGCGGTGTCGATGTAGAGCACCCGTCCCAGATCACCGGAGTCGATGATCTCCTTGAGTTTCCACACGGCGGCGTTGTACTCGAAGGTGTGACCGGTCATGAGCACCACGCCACGCTCATCAGCGGTGTCGACGAGTCTTCGGGCGTCCTCGATCGAGGTCGCCAGCGGCTTTTCGACGAGGGTGTGCTTTCCGGCGAGCACGGAGCGCAGCGCGATCTGTGCGTGCGAGCACGGCGGGGTTGCCACCACCACCGCCTGCACGCTGGGGAGAACCTCGTCTAGGGAGCACGCGGTGCCCGCCGCCGGGAAGTTTCGGCGGGCCTCGGCCAGCCGACCGAGATCCCGATCGACGACCACCGCCTTCACTCCGGGCAACGTGCTGAGAGGCTGTTGGGTATGTGAGTGATTACGCTGCGAGATGGGTCTCCACGGTGAGTCGGCGGGCGGCTTCGCGTTCGGTGGTGTTGGACCACTGGACGGTCTGGCCGGCCAGCCGGGTGGCCATGAGGCGGATCATCGCGAGCTTGATCATGGTTTCGGAGTTGACGGTCCGGCGTTCGTAGTCTCGTGCGAGGCGGCGATGACGGATCAGCCACCCAAAAGTTCGTTCGACCACCCACCTGCGCGGTAGCACCTGGAACCCCTTGACATCGTCGCTGCGTTTGACGATTTCCAGTACCAGTCCGAGTTTTTCCTTCGCCCAGGCCAGTAGGCCGTTGACGATGGAGTTGGCGTATCCGCCATCGGCCCAGACCAGCGCGATCGAGGGGAACCGGGCGGCCAGGCGTTGCAGGATCTCCCGCCCGCCGACGCGGTCCTGGACCGACGCGGAGGTGACCATGACGACCAGCAGCAGGCCGAGGGTGTCCACGATCAGGTGCCGTTTGCGGCCTGTCGTTTTCTTGCCCATATCGAACCCGCGCGCTTGGCCGCCCTCACTGCTTTTGATGGACTGGGCATCGAGCACCGCCGCCGACGGGTCCGCCTGGCGCCCGGCCTGGATACGGACCTGATCGCGCAGCGCGTCGTGAACACGGTCGATGGTGCCGTCAGCCGCCCAGGTCCGAAACCAGCGGTAGGCGGCGTCCCAGGGCAGCAGATCGCGGGGAATCATCCGCCACTGACAGCCCGAGCGCAGCACGAAGAAGACCGCGTCCAGCACCAGACGATCGCCGTATCTCCTTGCGGCACCGCCCTTTCGGCGGTCTCGTACCGGCATCAACGGTTCCAGGACCGCCCACACCTCATCGGTCAGACTGGACGGATAACATGAGCGGCGATCATCCCCGCCGGTATCGCAGTTGCACACACAACCAGATGACGGCGGGGATGATCTTTTGGTCTTCCCGACACGCCAACTATGATCAACATCACGTGGCGCTACGTGCCCACCCGGTTACCCAACAGTCTCTGAGAACGCGCATGTGCTTGGAACCCCAGTAGCCATAACCCACTACCGCAACGCGCACGCTGTCCGTTCGAGCCATGAAAGCCTCCAGAAACGGGGTTGGGAAGCAACTGGGATCCGGTGAGACATCGTTGAACTTCATCCGGAACTCTGCTTGTTTGGCAATACCAAAGTGGATGCGCACCATCGATTCGTCGCACAGCGTCAGCGCGGTACTGCCTAACGGAGCGGAGGCGAACATCTGATGGGGAAGCGGTGTCGTCACCTGCGCGTTTGACTGCGGGAGCATAAAGTGACCACGATGGCAGAAGGTGAGCTATCTTCGCGGAATAGCTGCAGGTATCCTGTGTGGACAGACACGATCTTCTTGCCAAAAAACTGGAAATCGCAGCCTGATCGAGTGACGTAGAGCTGCCGCTAGCAGAATGCGGAGCGGACGAATGGCAGTGAGAGCGCAGCGAACACTAGCGCCGCACATCCGGTGGCCCGCTTGTTGGCGGAACCACCGAACGAGTACACACGATTACCGGACCGTCCATATGGTGACGCGGCAGGCGGCTCTCGTGGCGGCAGGGGAGAATCGCATCATGCCGAAGATGCGCGCGCTTTTCATGACCCTCGTGATCGGTTGGGCGTTCATCTCGTGCGGAGCGCACGGCGACAGCGCTTCCCGGAGCACGGCCGCGGTGACTTCAGCGCCGTATTTTTTCTTCGGGTGGGGCAACCCCCCCGACCCGGTTGCGGTGATGAAGGAAACTGGCGTCAAGGCGTTCACTCTTGCTTTCATCCTGTCCGGTAATGGCTGTGATCCCGCATGGGACGCCGAACGTCCGCTGGACGGCCACGATGCCACTCAGATCAAAAGAATCCGCGATGCGGGCGGTGACGTCGCCGTATCCATGGGGGGCAGCGCCCAGGAGGGACGAAAGCTGGGCGAGGTTTGCCCGAACGAGCAGTCCCTGGCGGACGCGTACCAGAAGGTCATCGACGCCTACCAGCTCAAAGCGATCGACGTGAACATCGAGAAGGGCGAATTCAAATCCCCTGAAGCGCAAGACCGCGAACTCGGCGCGCTGAAGATCCTCAAGCAGCGCAACCCGGAGCTGAAGACGACCCTCGCATTCCCCACGGAACGTACCGGCCCGAGCGACTTCGGCAAGCGGCTCATCCGACGAGCGTACGAAATCGGCGCCGGCATCGATGTCTTCACGATCATGCCGTTCAATTTCGGGGGCACCGACATGACCCGCGATACGATCTCGGCCACCGAAGGGCTCGTGTCGGAGATCGCCAGCATCTTCGGAATACCGATCGAAGAGGCGTACCGCAAGGCCGGCATTTCGTCTAAGAACGGTGGGCTCGAGGAAACCGTGTGGTTGAAGGACTTCTACAATTTCCTGGACTACGCCAACCTCCGACGCCTTGGCCGATTCACCTTCTGGGCGGTCAACCGCGACCGGCCCGGCGACCCGAGTCATGACGCGGGGAGCGGGATCCCCCAGTTCGACTGGGACTTCACCAAGGTCGTAGCTCGCTACCACTCCACGGAGCCCTGATCGGTCCGGTCCGAGAACCACAGAACCGAATCTGCTCGTGTCACAAAGGCTTGCTGATTGAACGGTCCGGGAGGTCGGACGATGTCTCTGCTCCGTCTGCACACCGCCTTGCGCCCGCGCGTGGTCTCAGCCGTTACGCGCGGCGTTGTGGAGCCCGTTCTTCGGGCACCCTATCTGAGCACCGCCCGATGGTTGCCAGAGTTCTTCACGTGGCCTGAGCAAAAGCGGCGAGCTTGGCAATGGGGCCGGTTGCGCGCTGTCTTGCGGCACGCGCAGGAAGAGGTGCCGTACTACCGTGACGTGCTGGCCGGGCGGAACGTGGATGGGGTGGACCTCGCCGAGCTCCCCGTGATAGACAAGGCGAAGATGCGGCTATGCATGGACAATTTCTTGAGCCGGGGATGGCGAGACATTCCGCACATCGCCAAGAAGACCGGTGGAAGCACCGGCGACCCGTTCCAGTACCCGCTCGACAAGCGCGCCTGGACGCACATCTACGCGGCGAACCTGTACTTCTGGGAACGCACCGGCTACCGCTACGGGGACCGCCTGGTAATGGTGGGTTCTCCGCCCTCATTGCAGTCCGCGAGCGAGGGTGTGAAGTCTCGCTTGCGCGCTCGCTTGGAGGGGCGCGTGGTCTCCGCAGCGGGATGCCGCATCGACCCGGAGACGAGCCTGGAACGCGCGCTCACCGCCGGGCGCGCGGGGGGAGTGCTCTGGTACGGATACGCGAGCCATGTCGCAGCGATGGCCGACGCCGTACTGGAATCCCGTGTGCGCGTGCCCTCGCCGAAGGCGATCATCACGACGGCTGAGCTGTTGTTCCCGACCTGGCGCGAGCGCATCGAGCAAGCCTTCGAGGCGCCACTGCGCGACCAATACGGGTGCAACGACGGCGGCATCATGTCGCAAGAATGCTCACACGGTCGGCTTCACCTCGCCGAGAACGTATCGATCGTAGAGATCCTCGACCACGCTGGACGCCGGTGTCCACCGGGTGAGGAGGGTGACGTGGTCGTGACGAACCTGCACGCCCGGACGCTGCCCTTCCTGCGGTACCGGATCGGGGACCGGGCCGTGCTGGGCGCGGGGACATGTCCATGTGGCACGGAAGGTACGTTCCTGGAGCGGGTGGTCGGTCGGCAGGGCGACAGTTTGCAATTGCCGAACGGCAAGCACATTTCCATGCACGCGCTCGGAAAATGCTTGTTCGGTGCCCGTCACGTGCGTCGCTACCAGTTCGTCCAGCCGGATCCCCGTCGCGTCCAAGTGCGTCTGGAGGCCGAACCGGGTTTCGACGAGGATGAGCGCTCGATGATAATCGGCGAGGTCCGACGCCTGGTGGGCAGCATAGTCGATGTCGACCTGACGACCGACGAGCCGATGGAACGCACTCGGGGCGGCAAACATCGCGTAGTCGTGCGGACCTTCGACGGGGAACCGGGTCAGCCGATGGTCTGGTAGATCCAGTCCTGGTACCTGGTCGCGTCGGTGTAGACGGACGGGCCCATGCCGCACACCGGGACGACGCCGCCGAGTCGGCTGGTGACCCCGGTCAGTCGCCAGCCGTCGGGGCCGCCCTCCAACTGGGGGCCGCCCGAGTCGCCGAAGCAGCGCTCGTCAGTAGTTCCTGGCTGCCGGTGCAGATCTCGGTCTGAACGTCAATCCGGCTCACCCAGAATTAGAACCATCACGGCCAAACTGCCCAACAGCGTGGGCCGGGTCCAAGCCATCCACAGCACCTCGGCCTCTGGGATCCACGCCTCGTCCACGGCGGCCGCGCCCCGCTGGCGAGGCAGGACGGCCGTGACTCGCGCGCGCATCCGGTCCTTCAGGTACGGCTCGTCGGTCAGGCCCCAGCGCGCCAGGTTCTGGCCCACGGTCACCGGGCTGAGCAGGATGCCGTGCTCGCGGTTGATCAGTTCGGCGACGGCGTGCCGACTCCACAGTGCGTGGGACAGGCCGTGCCGGTCGGGGGTACCGGCGACGATCTTCTTGATCGTCCGCGCTTGCTGTGCCGGGGAAAGGGCGAGCTGCTGGCCTGGCCGCCGACCGCGAACCCTGGAGCGAAAGGATTCTTCGCCCCTCAGCCGATAGGCCCGCACCCATGCCCCGACCGTCTTGCGGGACACGCCGAGCAGGCGTGCCACCTCGGCTTGGGACACACCTGACTCGACCGCGGCGACGGCCCGACGACGTAGTTCTTCCAGCGCTTCAGGGGAGAGACTGCGCGCGTCACGTGTTGTCATCGTGCTCAAGCCAAGAATGTTGCAGGACGTTCGGTTCAAGCGAAACATCGTTGAAGGAAGGGCTGATCATTTCCCGTGGGCGAACGGCCGGTGTGACCAAATTTCCGAAAAACGGGTCATCTGTCGGGCGGCGTGAACGGTGCCCATTTCGGCGGCAGGGGTAGTAGGCGCGATCTCTTAGGCGTTGAGCACTGTGGACGATCCCTGCTGTGTCGCGCGGAGCGTGCGGAGCGACGGCCCGAGGTGAACGTGGTTGCCGCAGCGGTCGTGGACGCACCTGTGACCTGCGGTTTACCGCGAAACTTACCGTCACCGGGGCCAGCCTCGGTAGCTTTCTCGACAAACGAGTGCTGCGCAATCCCAACGGCACCGCGGCGATCACCGACCCCAGCGAAGACTGCATCTACAGTGACCGAACCCTGCGCGGGATCATGCGGGCGATGGTTCTGGACAACCTCAGCCAGGACGGGTTCATGCTGCCGTTGGACCTGCCTGCAACCGAGACCGGCACCGCGACCCGCACCTACTACGGCTACGAATTGACGACCGTGTGGGAACGCATGCAGGATCTCACCAACGTCATCGACGGGCCGGAGTTTGACTTCCAGCCGTATTTCGTCTCCGGCACCAACATGGTCCGCTGGCAGATGCTCATCGGCGGCCCACTGCTGGGCAACCAGCAAACCACGGCCGTGTGGGACTACGGCGGCGCGCTCGGCTCCATTGACGTCGATGTCAACGGCTCGACTTCACCGGCCGCCCGGGTATGGGTCAAAGGATCGGGAACCGACCGCAGCCTCCTGACCGGCTACGCCGAAGACACATCGTTGGTACAGCAGGGATTCCCGCCGATCGACTACGTAGACAGCGAACACACCTCCGCTACCGAGCAGTCCACGCTGGAGGACTATGCGGACGCCGACCTGGCCGCGTTCCGATTTCCCACCGAACAGTGGACCTGCTCTGTGCGGATCGACGGTGCCCGCTTCCAGGAAACCGGCGTGGAGATCTCGCCCGCGCTGGGGAACTGGCAACTGGGCGACGCACCCACCTTCTACGTTTCCGGGCACCCGTGGCTCCCGGACGGCGGTTACCGACGCCGCATCATCGGCTTCTCCGGTGACGGCCCCGAGCACGTGAAGCTGAAATTCGACGAGACCAGCCAATCCGCAACACCTACCCCGCCCGGATCTCACGGGCTCAACGGTCGCTTGGAACGGCTGGAACGCCAGGTCTCCGAGCTGTCCCGCTCCTGAGCACCCGCGCCTGGGGAGGTGACGGCGGATGTTGCCCACCGGCCTGGCGCAAGCCGTCGTCGTGCTCGTGTGCGCCGTGTGGGCCGCGAACTTCGTGGCCCCGTTTTTCGTGCCGGGCTACGTATCTGATCCGCAGCTCAACCTCGTGTTCATGAGCATCGTCGGCGGCGCTCTGGCGTTGAGCCGAAGCCGCAGACGGGACGGTGACCAATGACGGTGGCATACCTGCTGAATTCCGTCGCCTGGTCGTTGGCCGGATTCCTGCTCGGCCTGCTCCTGGGACAGCTCGGCCGCGCAGTTCAGGATCTCGAAGAAGTGGTGGCAGTGACACACAAAACGACCCCGCCCAGCAGGCGGAGACGACCGTTGCTGACCTGGGAACGCGCAGCCGGGATCGTGGCGGTGCTCTCGGCCGTCACCCTCGTCACGGCCGCGACGTCGGCCTACCAACTCCAGCAGAAAACCGAGTTCCAAACCCGCTACAACGTGGCGCTGCGAAACCTGCTGGAAAGCCGCACCCAGGCCAACCAGCGAGTGCGCGACGCGCAGGCCGAGTTCATCGCCGCGCTGGCCGCGCCCAACCTCAACCCGCGTGACCCCGCGCTGCGTACGGCGCTGGACCGCTACCACGCCGCACTGGAAGCCGACCGCGCCGAGCATGCCCGCGTGCCCGTGCCCGAAGCCCCCGACTGTTAGCGAGGTGATCGCATGGCATGGCGCGTCGCCCGCTCGCTCGACGTTCTACTGAACCAGCTCAACGCCCGTTTCCCCAATCGTTCCAAGGTTTCCGATGGCTCGATCGGAGACGCCGCGCACGCTAGCACCGACAGCGACCACAACCCGTGGTACGGCCCCGGCATCGTCACGGCACGCGATTTCACGCACGATCCCAACGCCAGGGTGGACATTGGCCGGCTGTCCGACGAGCTGGTCGCCTCCCGTGACCCGCGGATCAAATACATCATCGCCAGCGGCCTGATCCTGGATACCCGGCCGCAGTACAGCCCGTGGCGCTGGGTCCGCTACACCGGCAGCAACCCCCACACCAAGCACCTGCACCTGTCCGTGATGGACAGCCCCATCTGCGATGACACTCGGCCGTGGAACCTGCCCATGCTCGGCGGCACCACGACCCCGGGCACCGGAGGACGACTTGCAACCCGACGAACGCGCCGCCCTGTTCACAATCCAAAACGAACTGCTCGGCCCCCGAGGGCCGCAGGGGCAGATCCAAGGCTGGGGCACCACCAACGGACCCCGCACGGTCGTGGCGATGCTCGTGGATCTCGTCAACGCCGCATACGCGCCGATCCGCAGCGCGGTGCAGAACTCCGACTACGAAGCCCCGCCACGTCAGTACCTCGCCAACGCTGACGCCTACGGCTACAACGCCGCCCAGCAGCTCGGTGCGCTCCTGGCAGCGTTCGATGCGCTGGCCGACGCCTACGCACAGCACCGCGACACCGATGCGGCAGGCATCAAGGCAGCCGTGCGAGAAGCACTCCAGGAAGGCGTAGTCAGCGTTGACGTCAACATCTCGGGTCGTGCCCCGGACAACACGGTTGCCGACGACCGCGCCCAACTCGAACAGGAGGCGAGCCATGAGTGAGCACACGAGCCCGTCCGAGCCGATGCTGAGTCAGGTCGAGCCGGCCGCAGTGGCGGAAGGTGCCCGCATGGTTCTCGGGACGTTCGTGGCGCTTGGCTGGATCACCATCGACAGCACCACCATCAACGCGATCATCACCGGCGTGAGCGCGGTCGCCTCCGTGGCGCTGACGATCTGGACCCGCCGCCGCGTTACCCCGGCTGCCCGCCCACGCGACGCCGACAGGACAGCCCTCGTACCTGCGCCGCCATCGACCAGACTCGCCGAGTGAGGGACGCTCGGCGACCCGCCCTGTATTAGCTGCGCCGGGCATACGAAACGCCCCCGGTCTCCCGCGTTGTGCTCGCTTCGCGGGGAGACCGGGGGCGTTCTCTACGTGTTAGCGCGCCGCGATCCACTCAACACACGTCGGGCGCTCGCCAGTGCGTACGTACTCGGCGACGGCCCGTAGTACGAGCTCGATCGGCACCTCCGTGTGCGCGTCCATCGGCGTGTGGTGAAGCCCGCCTAGCCAGTAGTCGATCGGCTCCGCATTGGTTCCGTTCGCCGGAACCATCGGCGGTTGATCCTGCCAGGCGAGCGCGCCCGTCTCGGAGTCGCGAACGCCCACCGACAACGCCGGTTGCTCGTACCACGGAAGATCATCGCGGAGGTTCGACAACGTCCACGACCAAGGACAGCCGAGCTCCGGATCTTGGCTCAGTTGCCGAATTGCGTCGACCAGATCAACATCCGGCGGAAGCTGCCGAACATCGATGTCGTTGCTCCGTAGCAGATCGCTCGTACTCGCCGTCATGATCCCTTCCCGTGGTAGGTGTGGCTGAACGGTTTCCCGTCGGCCGTCGTTCCGTGCACGGTCATCGAGCGCCCCCGTGGCAAGAACCGTTCAAGCATGTCATGGCATCCCCGTGTCTGCCCCGGCTCCGAACCACACGGGGCGTGGTTGATCACGACTTCCTGATGTTGATCACCGGTCCGGGTCATCATCGCCGCGATCTTCATTTCGACGTGCCGTCGCAGGTCAAGCGGGCGGCGAACGCCGATCTCCTGTAGGCGTTGGTCGACCATGTCCGAGAATCCGTCAGCCCCGGACTGAACCCGCGTCGGGAGCCCGTTCACACGGACGTAGCCGACCGTCGGCGAGCCCGCGCCACGCTGCACACGTGGCGGTAAGCCTTCGTCGACCGCCCACGCCGCCGCCGCTGGGTACTCCGACCCGTCGACACCGACAGCGTTCGGCGGAGGCTTCGGCGCGGCTGGGCGCTCCGGTTGCGGCGGCGTGTTCCCGGCGGCCGAGCTCGCCCCCGCACCGATGCTCCGGCGATACTGCTCGATCCGTTCCCGCACCGCCGCCAACATCCGCCGTGCCTCCGTCAGCGTCTCGATCGCCCATTCCTGCGTCTGGACTGCCTCGGCCGCCTCCGGGTCGGTGGAACCCGTGAACGCCCAAACGAGCGCGTCTCGCCCCTCCTCCCACGCTGTGAGTGCTTGGTCCATCTGGGGGAGCGCCACGTCGAGTTTGCCGACGGCGTTCGCTAACCCCTGGTCGACCTCTTCCAACGCAGACATGAGCCCCCGATCGTTGCCGCGTTCGCCGGTCGGCGCGATCATGCCGGGCGCCCCCGACACCCCGTTTCAAGATCAACCCCTGCGGGTATCGCCGGCGATAGGGGATCATGCCTCTGAACTGTGAAAACAGGATCGGGATCAGCGGCGCGAGACGCCCCGTCGGCTCTCGGACCATGCGCGGGCGGTCGCCGCCATCGTCGTTGCCCACGGGCTGGGGTGATCCCGATCAATCTCGTTCCACATGTTCATGTTCGCGTGGGCGAACACGGCAACATGCTCAGGATCAGCGACGGCATAGGCGGGAAGTCGTGCCGCGATCGCTTCGGCCTGCGCAATGCTGTGTCCACGGGCCATGAGTCGCAGCAGCCAGAATGCCGGGTCGGTCCAGGATTGCGCCGGGGTCGCCCATGCCCAGTCGATCAGCCACGCCTGTCCTTGTGAGATCAGGATGTTGTCCGGCACCCAGTCCGTGTGGGTAAGTGCCGACCCGGCAAAAATCTTCGCGTCGGCAGGATCATCGACGTAGGTCCGCATGCGCGTTTCTATGGGCTTCCACGGACCAGGACCAGCCGGGATCTCAATGGCGCTCAAAACGCCCATGAGATCAACCACCAGATCAATGTCAGGTGAGCCCGGCTGGTAGTGCGCCGACCGGCCGTCAATATGCTCGAAACCGTTGACTTTCCAACCGTTTTCGTCGAACCAAAACAGCAGTTCCGGGGAAATCCCCTTGACCAGCGGCGCGGCGGCGGCCTCACGAGCCTGAGTGATGACCATCCGGTGATCAGACGGCAAGCCCTTCGCGAATACCCGGCCGTTGCGGGTCTCCAGCACGGCGGCTAGCGGCGAGTTCTGCCCGTCAGTCACGGCGCGTCCCGCAATGATCGGCCCCGTCCGGGCACTGATCGACTCGATGAGAGAGCCGGGAAAGTCGGCCCACTGGATACGTTTTGCCAACGGTGGTCCCTGCTGAATAGGGCGGGCGGCCCGGCATGATCACCGGGTCGCCAGCAGCGGTTGGTCACTCGATCACTGGTAGGGGGCGTCGCTGGATGAGCTGCACGCGCACATCGTCATGAGACCATCGGTTTCCCCGGTGAGTTCCACGGCGTCCGGGTCCAGCATGTCGGACTCCGGCGGAGCCGGGAGCAGTTCGACGGCAACAGCGGTCATGATTCACCTCCTTTCGCGCTCAGCGGGCCACTACTGCCGTGCTGGCAGTAGGTCTCTAGGGGTGCCTGTGCCTGCCGGTAGAGATTCGCCAGCGGCATACACGTCCCGCAAGATTTTTGAAGGGTGCAGCCCGAGCACCCGCCGTGACGGGTGGTGAGCCGGTCGCCGATCACGGCGAGCTTCCGGAGACCTTCCACACCCTC
It encodes the following:
- a CDS encoding DddA-like double-stranded DNA deaminase toxin; this encodes MIAPTGERGNDRGLMSALEEVDQGLANAVGKLDVALPQMDQALTAWEEGRDALVWAFTGSTDPEAAEAVQTQEWAIETLTEARRMLAAVRERIEQYRRSIGAGASSAAGNTPPQPERPAAPKPPPNAVGVDGSEYPAAAAWAVDEGLPPRVQRGAGSPTVGYVRVNGLPTRVQSGADGFSDMVDQRLQEIGVRRPLDLRRHVEMKIAAMMTRTGDQHQEVVINHAPCGSEPGQTRGCHDMLERFLPRGRSMTVHGTTADGKPFSHTYHGKGS
- a CDS encoding aminoglycoside phosphotransferase — protein: MAKRIQWADFPGSLIESISARTGPIIAGRAVTDGQNSPLAAVLETRNGRVFAKGLPSDHRMVITQAREAAAAPLVKGISPELLFWFDENGWKVNGFEHIDGRSAHYQPGSPDIDLVVDLMGVLSAIEIPAGPGPWKPIETRMRTYVDDPADAKIFAGSALTHTDWVPDNILISQGQAWLIDWAWATPAQSWTDPAFWLLRLMARGHSIAQAEAIAARLPAYAVADPEHVAVFAHANMNMWNEIDRDHPSPWATTMAATARAWSESRRGVSRR